A stretch of Anas acuta chromosome 3, bAnaAcu1.1, whole genome shotgun sequence DNA encodes these proteins:
- the GPR75 gene encoding probable G-protein coupled receptor 75: MNASGRLPAGGEEEPPGTALLPLGGNGSAAGGLREGTHTATLAACASLLALVFCLGSYGNLIVFLSFFDPALRKFRTNFDFMILNLSFCDLFICGVAAPMFAFVLFFDSARGAPGTFCFAFHLTSSGFIIMSLKTVAVIALHRLRMVLGKQPHRAASFPCTLLLTLLLWATSFTLATLATLKTRGSRLCLPMSSFASGEGKIILYLYVTDFICCVAVVSVSYVMIAQALRRNAQVRKCPPVVAMDTSRPQPFVGPRATGAEEGMQSALPALYRNQSCSKPQHIQAHGYTKHLGLPPAPATSQLQLVSAVNLSAAKDSRAVVTCIVIVLSVLVCCLPLGISLVQDMLSSSGSFVLYQFELCGFTLIFFKSGLNPFIYSRNSAGLRRRVLWCLQYLALVFFCCKQKTRLQAMGKGSLEVNRNKSSHHETNSAYMLSPKPQKKLVDQACGPSHSKESVLSPKASFGHQHYAQSSSTPMNTRIEPYYSIYNSSPSQEVSTPNSLQPVNSTFGFTKSYVAMHYHTTNDLVRDYDSASTKQIPVPSV, from the coding sequence ATGAACGCGTCGGGGCGGCTGCCGGCGGGGGGCGAGGAGGAGCCCCCCGGCACCGCGCTGCTGCCGCTGGGCGGGAACGGCAGCGccgccggggggctgcgggagggcaCCCACACGGCCACCCTGGCGGCCTGCGCCTCGCTGCTGGCCCTCGTCTTCTGCCTGGGCTCCTACGGCAACCTCATCGTCTTCTTGTCCTTCTTCGACCCGGCCCTCAGGAAATTCAGGACCAACTTCGACTTCATGATCCTCAACCTCTCCTTCTGCGACCTCTTCATCTGTGGGGTGGCCGCCCCCATGTTTGCCTTCGTCCTCTTCTTCGACTCGGCGCGAGGCGCCCCGGGCACCTTCTGCTTCGCCTTCCACCTCACCAGCTCCGGCTTCATCATCATGTCGCTCAAGACGGTGGCGGTCATTGCCTTGCACCGGCTGCGCATGGTCCTGGGGAAGCAGCCGCACCGCGCCgcctccttcccctgcacccTGCTCCTCACCCTGCTCCTCTGGGCCACCAGCTTCACCCTGGCCACCCTGGCCACCTTGAAAACCCGCGGCTCCCGCCTCTGCCTGCCCATGTCCAGCTTTGCCAGTGGGGAGGGGAAGATTATCCTCTACCTCTACGTCACCGACTTCATCTGCTGCGTGGCCGTGGTGTCCGTCTCCTACGTCATGATCGCCCAGGCCCTGCGGAGGAACGCCCAGGTGAGGAAGTGCCCGCCCGTGGTGGCCATGGACACCTCCAGACCCCAGCCCTTCGTGGGGCCCCGTGCCACCGGGGCTGAGGAAGGCATGCAGAGCGCCTTGCCTGCCTTGTACAGGaaccagagctgcagcaagccGCAACACATCCAGGCACACGGCTACACCAAGCACCTTGGCCTGCCGCcagcccctgccaccagccaaCTCCAGCTCGTGTCAGCAGTCAACTTGTCCGCAGCCAAAGACTCTAGGGCAGTGGTGACGTGCATTGTCATTGTGCTTTCTGTCTTGgtgtgctgcctgcccctgggCATCTCTTTGGTGCAGGACATGCTGTCCAGCAGCGGGAGCTTTGTGCTCTACCAGTTTGAGCTGTGTGGATTTAccctcatttttttcaaatctggATTAAATCCTTTTATATATTCCCGCAACAGCGCCGGACTTCGGAGACGAGTCCTCTGGTGCCTGCAGTACCTAGCCCTtgtctttttctgctgcaaGCAGAAGACAAGGCTTCAAGCCATGGGCAAAGGCAGCCTGGAAGTCAATAGGAATAAGTCATCCCACCATGAGACCAATTCAGCGTACATGTTGtctccaaaaccccagaaaAAGCTTGTGGATCAAGCCTGTGGTCCCAGTCATTCCAAGGAAAGCGTGCTGAGTCCCAAGGCATCTTTTGGGCATCAGCACTATGCACAGAGCAGCTCAACCCCCATGAACACCCGAATCGAGCCCTATTACAGTATCTATAACAGCAGCCCTTCCCAGGAAGTGAGCACCCCAAATAGCTTACAGCCAGTGAACTCAACTTTTGGATTTACTAAATCCTATGTTGCCATGCATTATCACACCACCAATGATTTGGTGCGAGACTATGACAGTGCTTCGACCAAGCAGATACCGGTACCCTCGGTGTAA
- the LOC137853175 gene encoding toll-like receptor 2, translating to MGILIRSLHFYFTSFLLSRANGFLTWRTAESAFPFYNYSYLNLSSVSEAQAPKMARALNFSHNIIEKITKRDFEGFDALEVLDLSYNQIKDIEPGTFEILLSLVSVNLSFNDKKLLVSGLAPHLKLLATSRASDKSTEAALEPPASAEELPHPGSPPDLQKINLRLRRSTRHLRRAEENTMVSPTATLRPNRCGLPINGTLDLSKSKLSEEELTEKLDPDLCQAQLDGVLELDISHNDLEMDLLSLFILFLPMKNVQSIDASYNNITINNIDVEAICRFPFSNLSFVNISNNPLNNLETICLPPTITVIDLSFTNIRVIPQNFAKKLFNLENMYVQGNHFIYTVHPKPNNTAPKFAPGTVHISAISLVRNQAGTPIESLPEKVKHLKISNCSIVELPEWFANRMQELLFLDLSSNRISMLPDLPISLQHLDISNSDIKIIPPSFKSLPNLTVFNIQNNKVTDMHPEYFPLTLTKCDISKNKLSVLSLTKTIGKLEFLNVSRNLITRLEPTSQLRLLTNLDGSHNLISELPDHFGKSLPMLKYFNLSGNKISFLQRGSLPVSLMELDISDNAITTIAEDTFGQLTSLSILTVQGKHFFCNCDLYWFVNVYVHTPHLQINGKENLRCSFPPDRRGSLVEGSNLTLLHCSLGIQMAITACVAVLVVLVLTGLCWHFDGLWYVKMGWYWCMAKRKQYKKRPENKPFDAFISYSEHDANWMKENLLERLETDGFKICYHERDFKPGHPVLGNIFNCIENSHKVLFVLSPSFVNSCWCQYELYFAEHQVLNENQDSLIMIVLEDLPPNSIPQKFSKLRKLLKRKTYLKWSPEEHKQKIFWHQLAAVLKTTNEPFIVRAENGPTQDMYEME from the coding sequence ATGGGAATCCTTATCAGAAGTCTTCATTTCTACTTCACTTCCTTCTTACTCAGCAGAGCAAATGGCTTCCTAACTTGGAGAACTGCTGAGTCTGCCTTCCCATTTTATAACTACTCGTACTTAAACCTCTCTTCTGTATCAGAAGCACAAGCTCCCAAAATGGCGAGAGCTCTCAACTTCTCACACAacataattgaaaaaataaCCAAGAGAGACTTTGAAGGCTTTGACGCACTGGAAGTTTTAGACCTTTCCTACAATCAGATTAAGGACATTGAACCTGGCACATTTGAGATTCTGCTCAGCCTTGTTTCTGTGAATTTATCTTTTAATGATAAGAAACTTCTTGTATCTGGTCTTGCACCTCACCTGAAACTCTTAGCAACTAGCAGAGCCTCTGACAAATCAACAGAGGCTGCTCTGGAGCCTCCTGCATCAGCTGAAGAGCTGCCACATCCAGGAAGTCCACCTGACCTGCAAAAGATTAATCTGAGGCTCAGACGAAGTACAAGGCATCTTcgaagagcagaggaaaatacaATGGTCTCTCCAACAGCCACACTGAGGCCTAATCGCTGTGGACTACCAATAAACGGGACTCTTGATCTGTCAAAGAGCAAACTGTCTGAGGAAGAGCTGACGGAAAAACTAGACCCAGACCTCTGCCAAGCTCAGCTGGACGGTGTTTTGGAGCTTGACATTAGTCACAATGACCTGGAAATGGATCTTCTATCACTATTCATCCTGTTTTTGCCGATGAAAAATGTACAGTCTATTGATGCCAGTTACAACAACATAACAATTAACAATATAGATGTGGAAGCAATCTGTCGCTTCCCGTTCAGCAATCtttcttttgtaaatattaGCAACAATCCCCTAAACAACTTGGAAACGATATGCCTCCCTCCAACCATCACAGTAATCGATTTGTCCTTCACAAATATAAGAGTGATACCTCAAAATTTTGCTAAAAAGCTATTTAACTTAGAAAATATGTATGTTCAAGGAAATCACTTCATATACACTGTACATCCAAAACCCAACAATACAGCTCCAAAGTTTGCCCCTGGTACTGTACATATCAGTGCAATTTCACTTGTCAGAAACCAGGCAGGTACACCCATCGAAAGCCTtccagaaaaagtaaaacaccTGAAAATCTCCAACTGCTCCATTGTAGAACTTCCAGAATGGTTTGCCAACAGAATGCAAGAATTACTCTTTTTGGATCTCAGCAGCAATCGTATTTCCATGCTTCCTGACTTACCTATCTCCCTGCAGCACCTTGACATAAGTAACAGCGATATTAAAATAATACCCCCTAGTTTTAAATCTCTCCCCAACTTAACTgtatttaatattcaaaataataagGTTACAGATATGCATCCCGAATACTTCCCGTTGACTTTAACAAAATGTGATATTAGTAAAAATAAGTTGAGTGTGTTGTCATTAACCAAAACCATAGGGAAACTTGAATTCCTTAATGTCTCTAGAAACCTAATAACCAGACTGGAACCCACCAGCCAACTTCGTTTGCTCACTAATCTGGATGGTAGTCACAATCTAATTTCAGAACTCCCTGATCACTTTGGGAAATCTCTTccaatgctgaaatattttaatttatcagGGAATAAGATCTCTTTCCTACAGCGTGGCTCTCTCCCAGTTTCTCTGATGGAGTTGGACATTAGCGATAACGCCATCACAACCATAGCGGAGGACACTTTCGGACAGTTAACAAGTTTGAGCATTTTGACTGTTCaaggtaaacattttttttgtaactgtGACTTGTACTGGTTTGTAAATGTCTACGTCCATACCCCACACTTGCAGATAAATGGCAAAGAAAATCTCAGGTGCAGCTTTCCACCAGACAGACGGGGCTCGCTGGTGGAGGGCAGTAATCTCACACTTCTGCACTGCTCCTTGGGCATTCAGATGGCCATCACAGCTTGTGTTGCCGTTCTGGTTGTTTTGGTGTTGACAGGCTTATGTTGGCATTTTGATGGGCTGTGGTACGTGAAAATGGGTTGGTACTGGTGTATGGCAAAGAGGAAGCAGTACAAGAAGAGGCCAGAAAACAAGCCCTTTGACGCCTTCATTTCATACAGTGAACATGATGCAAATTGGATGAAAGAGAATCTCCTGGAAAGACTGGAAACTGACGGATTCAAAATATGTTATCACGAGAGAGATTTCAAACCAGGACATCCTGTCCTTGGCAACATTTTTAACTGCATAGAGAACAGCCATAAAGTCCTTTTTGTTCTCTCTCCCAGTTTTGTAAACAGCTGCTGGTGTCAGTATGAACTGTATTTTGCTGAACACCAGGTCCTGAATGAAAATCAGGATTCCCTCATTATGATCGTGCTGGAAGACCTCCCACCCAACAGTATTCCACAGAAGTTCAGCAAACTCAGAAAactattgaaaagaaaaacctacttaaaatggagccctgaagaacacaaacagaaaatattctggCATCAGCTAGCAGCTGtcctaaaaacaacaaatgaaccATTTATTGTGAGAGCAGAAAATGGACCCACTCAAGATATGTATGAGATGGAATGA